Proteins encoded within one genomic window of Triticum aestivum cultivar Chinese Spring chromosome 2D, IWGSC CS RefSeq v2.1, whole genome shotgun sequence:
- the LOC123055523 gene encoding uncharacterized protein, whose translation MMICGPSLGCVSCREDGGRGRCDLPGDGVPIYDHGGLSPLTPPSASSRRRRRRRRRREASLLLYTVRIPVFAVYGSEPAARRCHRLLLSRPINPLVSPAAGVNDWPLLDAPQPNANIIARAKGLHIQASQEGGGWFSPFSMVFQEQDSRFNRSTLQVNGMIGPEATGEWAIVGGTGKLAMARGIIKYKFPQIVTSVENYRQLDIHAFYTPQAV comes from the exons ATGATGATATGCGGGCCCTCACTTGGATGCGTGTCATGCAGGGAAGATGGCGGACGCGGCCGCTGCGATCTGCCGGGTGATG GGGTGCCTATCTATGACCATGGTGGGCTGAGCCCATTGACGCCTCCGAGCGCatcctcccgtcgccgccgccgccgccgccggcgacgcgaAGCTAGCTTGCTCCTATACACGGTGCGAATCCCCGTCTTCGCTGTCTACGGATCGGAGCCAGCAGCTCGCCGTTGCCATCGCCTGCTCCTCTCCCGGCCGATTAATCCCCTCGTGTCGCCTGCCGCCG GCGTCAACGACTGGCCACTACTCGATGCTCCTCAGCCAAATGCAAACATTATTGCTCGCGCGAAAGGCCTGCATATCCAAGCTAGCCAAGAAGGTGGTGGCTGGTTTTCTCCATTCAGCATGGTGTTTCAGGAGCAGGACTCCAG GTTCAACAGGTCTACCCTACAAGTGAATGGGATGATTGGCCCTGAAGCTACCGGTGAGTGGGCAATCGTAGGCGGGACTGGAAAGCTAGCAATGGCTCGTGGTATCATCAAGTACAAGTTTCCCCAGATAGTGACGAGCGTTGAGAATTATAGACAACTTGATATTCATGCATTCTACACCCCACAAGCT GTTTAA